In Dermacentor variabilis isolate Ectoservices chromosome 7, ASM5094787v1, whole genome shotgun sequence, a genomic segment contains:
- the LOC142588672 gene encoding uncharacterized protein LOC142588672, translating into MYESIINKTLEDAHANFQQVAQRSQDKEVARTRQHRKRARTVSESGSSDSDSDSLCALSEVKAAQDKAQVWKARAMEYKEERDYLRDRVISLEKCLESKIFQLEGTLPQQRFQGFSSSKGFIFYYSF; encoded by the exons ATGTACGAAAGCATCATAAACAAGACCCTGGAAGACGCACATGCGAATTTTCAGCAAGTGGCGCAGCGCTCCCAAGACAAAGAAGTTGCGCGCACTCGCCAACAT CGCAAGCGGGCCCGCACTGTGAGCGAGTCGGGGAGCTCAGACAGCGACTCCGATTCATTGTGCGCGCTGAGCGAGGTGAAGGCAGCGCAAGATAAAGCGCAGGTATGGAAGGCGAGGGCCATGGAGTACAAGGAAGAGAGAGATTATCTCAGGGATCGAGTCATTTCTTTAGAGAAGTGCCTGGAGAGTAAGATTTTTCAGT TGGAAGGCACACTTCCCCAGCAGCGCTTTCAAGGCTTCAGCAGCAGCAAAGgtttcattttttattattcCTTCTAA